A DNA window from Lutra lutra chromosome 8, mLutLut1.2, whole genome shotgun sequence contains the following coding sequences:
- the GALNT4 gene encoding polypeptide N-acetylgalactosaminyltransferase 4 — translation MAVRWTWAGKSCLLLALLTVAYILVELSVSTFHASPAADLAREQGPKQLSDPREKAEDLSRPLYKKPPADSHALGEWGKASKLQLSEGELKQQEELIERYAINIYLSDRISLHRHIEDKRMYECKSKKFNYRRLPTTSVIIAFYNEAWSTLLRTIHSVLETSPAVLLKEIILVDDLSDRVYLKTQLETYISSLDRVRLIRTNKREGLVRARLIGATFATGDVLTFLDCHCECNSGWLEPLLERISNDETAVVCPVIDTIDWNTFEFYMQTGEPMIGGFDWRLTFQWHSVPKHERDRRKSRIDPIRSPTMAGGLFAVSKKYFQYLGTYDTGMEVWGGENLELSFRVWQCGGKLEIHPCSHVGHVFPKRAPYARPNFLQNTARAAEVWMDEYKEHFYNRNPPARKEAYGDISERKLLRERLKCQSFDWYLKNVFSNLHVPEDRPGWHGAVRSMGISSECLDYNSPDNNPTGAHLSLFGCHGQGGNQFFEYTSNKEIRFNSVTELCAEVPEQKKYVGMQNCPKDGFPIPANIIWHFKEDGTIFHPHSGLCLSAFRTPEGRPDVQMRTCDALDKNQIWKFEK, via the coding sequence ATGGCCGTGAGGTGGACCTGGGCAGGCAAAAGCTGCCTGTTGCTGGCGCTTTTAACAGTGGCCTATATCCTGGTGGAACTCTCGGTCTCCACTTTCCATGCCTCCCCAGCAGCCGACCTTGCTAGGGAGCAGGGGCCAAAACAGCTTTCAGACCCCCGGGAAAAGGCAGAGGATTTGTCTCGACCGCTCTACAAGAAGCCGCCTGCAGACTCCCATGCGCTTGGGGAGTGGGGCAAAGCCAGCAAACTCCAGCTCAGCGAGGGTGAATTGAAGCAGCAAGAAGAACTTATTGAGAGATATGCCATTAATATTTATCTCAGTGACAGGATTTCCCTTCATCGCCACATAGAGGACAAGAGAATGTATGAGTGTAAATCCAAGAAGTTTAATTATAGGAGACTTCCCACCACCTCTGTTATCATTGCTTTCTATAATGAAGCCTGGTCGACTTTGCTCCGCACCATCCACAGTGTTTTAGAAACCTCTCCTGCAGTCCTTTTGAAGGAGATCATCTTAGTGGATGACTTGAGTGACAGAGTTTATTTGAAGACACAGCTCGAAACTTACATCAGCAGTCTTGATAGAGTCCGCCTGATTAGAACAAATAAGCGGGAGGGGCTGGTTAGAGCCCGCCTGATTGGGGCCACTTTTGCCACTGGGGATGTCCTCACTTTCCTGGATTGTCACTGTGAGTGTAATTCTGGTTGGTTAGAACCACTTCTGGAAAGAATTAGTAACGATGAGACGGCAGTTGTTTGTCCTGTTATAGATACCATTGATTGGAATACTTTTGAATTCTATATGCAGACTGGGGAGCCCATGATTGGTGGATTTGACTGGCGCTTAACCTTCCAGTGGCATTCTGTCCCCAAGCACGAAAGGGACAGACGGAAATCGAGGATTGACCCAATCAGATCGCCCACCATGGCTGGAGGACTGTTTGCTGTCagcaagaaatattttcaataccTTGGAACATATGACACTGGAATGGAAGTGTGGGGAGGTGAAAACCTTGAGCTGTCTTTTAGGGTCTGGCAGTGTGGAGGTAAATTGGAGATCCACCCGTGTTCCCACGTGGGGCATGTATTCCCCAAGCGGGCGCCCTATGCTCGGCCCAATTTCCTACAGAATACTGCTCGGGCAGCAGAAGTGTGGATGGACGAGTACAAAGAGCATTTCTACAATCGAAACCCTCCAGCAAGGAAAGAAGCTTATGGTgatatttctgaaagaaaattactACGTGAACGGCTGAAGTGCCAGAGTTTTGACTGGTATTTGAAAAACGTGTTTTCTAATTTACACGTCCCAGAGGATAGGCCAGGTTGGCATGGAGCTGTCCGCAGTATGGGTATCTCTTCTGAATGTTTAGATTATAATTCTCCTGACAACAACCCCACAGGTGCTCACCTTTCCCTGTTTGGATGCCATGGTCAAGGAGGCAATCAATTCTTTGAATATActtcaaacaaagaaataaggttTAACTCTGTGACAGAGTTATGTGCAGAGGTTCCTGAGcaaaaaaaatatgtaggaatgCAAAATTGTCCAAAAGATGGGTTCCCTATCCCCGCAAACATTATTTGGCATTTTAAGGAAGATGGAACCATTTTTCATCCACACTCGGGGCTGTGTCTTAGTGCTTTTCGGACACCTGAGGGTCGACCTGATGTTCAAATGAGAACTTGTGATGCTCTAGATAAAAATCAAATCTGGAAGTTTGAGAAATAG